Proteins encoded together in one Labrus mixtus chromosome 18, fLabMix1.1, whole genome shotgun sequence window:
- the znf593 gene encoding zinc finger protein 593, whose translation MGKSKQIGNHKSDKKKNIAKTWKTKRRTKDLDQIHSDMKPDTASKLLHQEVDYDVTGCAQHYCLHCARYFVDMRSLKEHFKTKQHKKRLKQLREEPYTQAEAERAAGMGSYIAPKAVEVKTQTVEEDMD comes from the exons ATGGGAAAGTCCAAACAAATAGGAAACCACAAGAGTGACAAGAAAAAGAACATCGCAAAGACATGGAAGACGAAGCGAAGGACCAAAGACCTGGACCAGATCCACTCGGACATGAAGCCTGATACAGCCTCCAAACTGCTGCACCAGGAGGTGGACTACGACGTGACTGGATGTGCACAACATTACTGCTTACACTGCGC GAGATACTTTGTGGACATGAGATCCTTAAAGGAGCATTTCAAAACTAAACAGCACAAAAAACG GCTGAAACAGCTCAGAGAGGAGCCGTACACCCAGGCCGAGGCAGAGAGAGCGGCGGGGATGGGCTCCTACATCGCTCCTAAAGCAGTCGAGGTGAAGACACAGACTGTTGAAGAGGACATGGACTGA